A stretch of Triticum aestivum cultivar Chinese Spring chromosome 1D, IWGSC CS RefSeq v2.1, whole genome shotgun sequence DNA encodes these proteins:
- the LOC123182034 gene encoding 26S proteasome regulatory subunit RPN13 isoform X1 produces MESSEPLQDIMCEFRAGKMSLEGTRVVPDTRKGLVRIGKGEEGLIHFQWLDRGQNIVEDDQIVFPDEAVFEKVTESSGRVYILKFRHDSRKFFLWMQETNADGDSQICRQVNAYINRPLDGDAISIEAEMSHEDTADDDISSRAGNLVDQSMTADMAGEVTSAAGPVRLADLQRILSSIQPSDATADPDAGKWHSESMCFCLLACFLFHYVGLLVTGLRLGDILKPDLILPLIETLPIEQLASHLPEGSWTAGDILELLQSPPLRQQLDAFTHVLQTGQIDLAQFGVDPSKYKFTVASFLEALEDSVAKASTDGGNDSKAKKDGGNDPMDES; encoded by the exons ATGGAGAGCAGTGAACCACTCCAG GATATAATGTGTGAGTTCCGTGCTGGTAAGATGTCTCTTGAGGGAACACGGGTGGTCCCAGACACACGCAAGGGGCTTGTTCGTATTGGAAAG GGTGAAGAAGGCTTGATTCATTTTCAGTGGCTTGACCGTGGACAAAACATAGTTGAAGAT GATCAAATTGTCTTCCCTGATGAGGCTGTCTTTGAGAAG GTAACAGAATCTTCTGGAAGGGTGTACATCTTGAAGTTCAGGCATGATAGCAGGAAATTCTTCCTATGGATGCAG GAGACAAATGCTGATGGGGACTCGCAAATATGCCGCCAAGTTAATGCCTACATAAATCGGCCCTTGG ATGGCGATGCAATTTCTATTGAGGCAGAAATGTCACACGAGGATACAGCTGATGATGACATCTCTTCCAG AGCTGGGAATTTAGTTGATCAGAGCATGACCGCTGATATGGCTGGTGAAGTGACTTCTGCCGCTGGACCTGTACGACTGGCTGACCTTCAGAGAATATTGAGTTCTATACAACCATCTG ATGCTACGGCAGATCCTGATGCTGGTAAGTGGCATTCTGAATCAATGTGCTTTTGTCTATTGGCCTGCTTTCTGTTTCATTATGTTGGCTTGCTGGTGACAGGATTGAGACTAGGAGACATCTTGAAGCCCGATTTGATATTGCCACTAATTGAAACTTTGCCCATCGAACAGTTGGCATCACATCTTCCAGAG GGTTCTTGGACTGCCGGTGATATTCTTGAGCTGCTGCAAAGTCCTCCTTTGCGACAGCAACTGGATGCTTTTACTCAT GTGCTGCAGACTGGCCAAATAGATCTTGCTCAATTTGGAGTGGACCCTAGCAAGT ATAAGTTCACAGTTGCCTCATTCCTGGAGGCATTGGAAGACTCCGTGGCAAAAGCTTCTACAGATGGAGGCAATGATTCAAAGGCCAAGAAAGATGGTGGAAATGATCCCATGGACGAGAGTTGA
- the LOC123182034 gene encoding 26S proteasome regulatory subunit RPN13 isoform X2, with protein sequence MESSEPLQDIMCEFRAGKMSLEGTRVVPDTRKGLVRIGKGEEGLIHFQWLDRGQNIVEDDQIVFPDEAVFEKVTESSGRVYILKFRHDSRKFFLWMQETNADGDSQICRQVNAYINRPLDGDAISIEAEMSHEDTADDDISSRAGNLVDQSMTADMAGEVTSAAGPVRLADLQRILSSIQPSDATADPDAGLRLGDILKPDLILPLIETLPIEQLASHLPEGSWTAGDILELLQSPPLRQQLDAFTHVLQTGQIDLAQFGVDPSKYKFTVASFLEALEDSVAKASTDGGNDSKAKKDGGNDPMDES encoded by the exons ATGGAGAGCAGTGAACCACTCCAG GATATAATGTGTGAGTTCCGTGCTGGTAAGATGTCTCTTGAGGGAACACGGGTGGTCCCAGACACACGCAAGGGGCTTGTTCGTATTGGAAAG GGTGAAGAAGGCTTGATTCATTTTCAGTGGCTTGACCGTGGACAAAACATAGTTGAAGAT GATCAAATTGTCTTCCCTGATGAGGCTGTCTTTGAGAAG GTAACAGAATCTTCTGGAAGGGTGTACATCTTGAAGTTCAGGCATGATAGCAGGAAATTCTTCCTATGGATGCAG GAGACAAATGCTGATGGGGACTCGCAAATATGCCGCCAAGTTAATGCCTACATAAATCGGCCCTTGG ATGGCGATGCAATTTCTATTGAGGCAGAAATGTCACACGAGGATACAGCTGATGATGACATCTCTTCCAG AGCTGGGAATTTAGTTGATCAGAGCATGACCGCTGATATGGCTGGTGAAGTGACTTCTGCCGCTGGACCTGTACGACTGGCTGACCTTCAGAGAATATTGAGTTCTATACAACCATCTG ATGCTACGGCAGATCCTGATGCTG GATTGAGACTAGGAGACATCTTGAAGCCCGATTTGATATTGCCACTAATTGAAACTTTGCCCATCGAACAGTTGGCATCACATCTTCCAGAG GGTTCTTGGACTGCCGGTGATATTCTTGAGCTGCTGCAAAGTCCTCCTTTGCGACAGCAACTGGATGCTTTTACTCAT GTGCTGCAGACTGGCCAAATAGATCTTGCTCAATTTGGAGTGGACCCTAGCAAGT ATAAGTTCACAGTTGCCTCATTCCTGGAGGCATTGGAAGACTCCGTGGCAAAAGCTTCTACAGATGGAGGCAATGATTCAAAGGCCAAGAAAGATGGTGGAAATGATCCCATGGACGAGAGTTGA